The following are from one region of the Epinephelus fuscoguttatus linkage group LG11, E.fuscoguttatus.final_Chr_v1 genome:
- the unc93a gene encoding protein unc-93 homolog A: MISRNFKNVLVVSVGFLSLFTAYGGLQSLQSSLNAEQGMGVASLSVIYASIIVSSMFLPPIMIKNLGCKWTIVVGMACYVSYSFGNLYPGWYTLIPTSVILGLGGSPLWSAKCTYLTISGNIQAAKDGNKGSDVINQYFGIFFFIFQSSAVWGNLMSSLIFGQDTNIAYIPDEQLASCGAADCGLNISVNGTTTRPAQKLVWTLVGCYIGVGVLAMIIVAVFLDNIDRDQSSHFRENREPFCHTFMATFRLLKDWRLVTLIPLTMYSGFEQSFLSGEYTKNYVTCALGIHFVGYVMMCFGAANSLCSFLFGRLARYTGRAALFFFAALTNLASIIALLYWRPHPDQLPVFFVFPALWGMADAIWQTQTNALYGVLFPRDKEAAFANYRMWESLGFVIAFAYSTFLCLEYKLYILLAVLVLTLITYPIVEYNEHKNPTPPIEDGTYETPKETTEAYEHKTTCQTAL, from the exons ATGATCAGCCGCAACTTCAAGAATGTGTTGGTGGTCTCTGTTgggtttctgtctctgttcacGGCTTACGGAGGCCTGCAGAGTTTACAG AGCAGTCTGAATGCAGAGCAGGGGATGGGCGTGGCGTCTCTGAGCGTCATCTACGCCTCCATCATTGTCTCCTCCATGTTCCTGCCTCCCATCATGATCAAGAACCTGGGCTGTAAATGGACCATCGTTGTGGGCATGGCCTGCTACGTCTCCTACTCCTTTGGAAACCTCTACCCTGGATG GTACACCCTCATCCCCACCTCGGTGATCTTGGGTTTGGGTGGCTCTCCTCTGTGGTCGGCTAAATGCACCTACCTGACCATCTCCGGTAACATTCAGGCTGCCAAGGACGGCAACAAAGGATCTGACGTCATCAACCAATACTTTGGCATCTTCTTTTTCATCTTCCAGTCGTCGGCTGTGTGGGGAAACCTCATGTCGTCGCTCATCTTTGGACAGGACACCAACATAG CTTACATCCCAGATGAGCAGCTAGCGTCCTGTGGAGCGGCTGATTGCGGCCTCAATATCAGCGTCAACGGCACGACCACCAGACCTGCTCAGAAGCTGGTGTGGACACTCGTTGGATGTTACATTG GCGTGGGTGTGCTGGCCATGATCATTGTGGCAGTGTTTCTGGATAACATCGATCGGGACCAGTCCAGCCACTTTCGTGAGAACCGGGAGCCGTTCTGCCACACCTTCATGGCCACGTTTAGACTGCTGAAGGACTGGAGGCTGGTGACCCTCATCCCTCTCACCATGTACAGCGGCTTCGAGCAGAGCTTCCTCAGTGGGGAGTACACTAAG aaCTACGTGACGTGTGCTTTGGGAATCCATTTCGTTGGATATGTGATGATGTGTTTTGGAGCCGCTAACTCTCTTTGCTCCTTTCTCTTTGGGAGACTCGCTCGTTACACCGGGAGAGCCGCACTATTCTTTTTTG CTGCACTCACCAACTTAGCTTCTATCATCGCTCTCTTGTACTGGAGGCCTCATCCCGACCAGCTGCCTGTCTTCTTTGTGTTTCCTGCTCTGTGGGGTATGGCAGACGCTATCTGGCAAACTCAGACCAATG CTCTTTACGGCGTCCTCTTCCCCCGGGACAAAGAGGCAGCGTTTGCCAACTACCGTATGTGGGAGTCACTGGGTTTCGTCATCGCCTTCGCCTACAGCACCTTCTTGTGCCTGGAGTATAAACTGTACATTCTGCTGGCTGTTctggtgctgactctcatcacCTACCCCATAGTGGAGTACAATGAACACAAGAATCCCACACCGCCCATTGAGGACGGGACCTACGAAACTCCCAAGGAGACCACTGAAGCATATGAGCACAAGACCACTTGCCAGACAGCATTGTAG